From Cellulomonas fimi ATCC 484, a single genomic window includes:
- a CDS encoding SRPBCC family protein, whose protein sequence is MTTKVEKSVLVNVPVAVAYNQWTQFEDFPQFMGGVKSVTQLSDDRLQWVAEIAGVKRQWEARILEQVPDRKVAWAATEGATNAGAVTFEDVGGGQTSVHLSLEYEPEGLVEKVGDKLNVVENQAEKDLERFKAFIEAEGYATGAWRGSVGEGAAVGTPGVQDAAASRGDSGKAGVSAKAVAAGVGLAAAGAAAAAATRKSGSTDDVVVTEYDDVTPVVAPDVGVTPVVDEDGEVVVTDVRPAGTLPATEDGTDPGTRI, encoded by the coding sequence ATGACCACGAAAGTCGAGAAGTCGGTCCTGGTGAACGTGCCGGTGGCCGTGGCGTACAACCAGTGGACGCAGTTCGAGGACTTCCCGCAGTTCATGGGCGGCGTGAAGTCCGTGACGCAGCTGAGCGACGACCGGCTGCAGTGGGTCGCCGAGATCGCCGGCGTGAAGCGCCAGTGGGAGGCGCGGATCCTCGAGCAGGTCCCCGACCGGAAGGTCGCGTGGGCGGCCACCGAGGGGGCGACCAACGCCGGTGCGGTGACGTTCGAGGACGTGGGGGGCGGGCAGACCTCGGTCCACCTGTCGCTCGAGTACGAGCCGGAAGGACTGGTCGAGAAGGTCGGCGACAAGCTGAACGTCGTCGAGAACCAGGCGGAGAAGGACCTCGAGCGGTTCAAGGCGTTCATCGAGGCCGAGGGGTACGCGACCGGTGCCTGGCGCGGGTCGGTCGGCGAGGGTGCCGCCGTCGGGACGCCGGGCGTCCAGGACGCGGCGGCGTCGCGCGGTGACTCGGGCAAGGCCGGGGTCTCGGCCAAGGCCGTCGCAGCCGGGGTGGGTCTCGCCGCCGCCGGGGCGGCTGCGGCCGCTGCGACCCGGAAGAGCGGCTCGACCGACGACGTCGTCGTGACCGAGTACGACGACGTCACGCCCGTCGTCGCCCCGGACGTCGGGGTCACGCCCGTCGTCGACGAGGACGGGGAGGTCGTCGTCACGGACGTGCGGCCCGCCGGGACCCTGCCCGCGACCGAGGACGGGACCGACCCCGGAACCCGCATCTGA
- a CDS encoding leucine-rich repeat domain-containing protein, whose product MPGTGAARRAGAAAVAVVGAWTAVVLLDDTARGLFGDALWGLLGQGQATFGDAFAATRGDLLPVLALALGLVPVAALVLSGAASAWRQGAPQLEGLRGLVGTVVVAVGAVVALGVGLLVPAADPVVADVAPVSWLSLLEQGRGHVGLWLALVAVGVLVAGAGVLGRRRGVVAVGAVVVAVGAWVTAATAAGWTVLLLALLRRYRGAPISPVVVLGDGTPAAGLVAVVALLVAVWCAVAAWSSLPAPAVPPRSVASTDPRAPGTSVPGPPVPAPMAAGRPRVAGRRLVAAWGVPAAIVLVVVLVVAAVQEVERRSPSVALADATLTRCVERSIGVAEGSGIPPERLDEVYRIDCPWRGSGPKITSLEGVERLTSVQVVDLTDQSVHSLAPLSALTGLQSLRLTGNTEVTDLTPLTGLPIENLGLSGTGVHDLFPLASTPTLQFVGLAATDVTDLGPLAASSGLVELDVYEAAVADLTPLANLHALTRLDARGNRVEDVTPLAGMAALDELWIGGNPVHDLRPLLDAPALLGVDVEGLDSSTPGIDELRAKGVYIGGLA is encoded by the coding sequence ATGCCGGGGACGGGTGCGGCGCGACGGGCCGGGGCGGCCGCGGTGGCCGTCGTCGGGGCATGGACCGCGGTGGTGCTGCTCGACGACACGGCACGAGGCCTGTTCGGCGACGCGCTGTGGGGGCTGCTCGGGCAAGGGCAGGCGACGTTCGGTGACGCGTTCGCCGCGACGAGGGGCGACCTGCTCCCGGTGCTGGCGCTCGCACTCGGGCTGGTCCCCGTGGCCGCGCTGGTCCTCTCCGGGGCCGCATCCGCGTGGCGTCAGGGCGCGCCGCAGCTGGAAGGTCTGCGCGGGCTGGTCGGGACGGTCGTCGTGGCGGTCGGTGCGGTCGTCGCGCTGGGCGTCGGGCTGCTGGTGCCGGCGGCCGACCCGGTGGTGGCCGACGTGGCCCCCGTCTCCTGGCTGAGCCTGCTCGAGCAGGGGCGCGGGCACGTGGGGCTGTGGCTCGCGCTCGTGGCCGTGGGGGTGCTCGTCGCGGGTGCAGGGGTGCTGGGGCGTCGCCGGGGCGTCGTCGCGGTGGGGGCGGTGGTCGTGGCCGTCGGCGCGTGGGTCACGGCGGCGACCGCGGCGGGCTGGACGGTGCTGCTGCTCGCGCTGCTCCGGCGGTACCGGGGGGCGCCGATCTCCCCGGTCGTGGTGCTCGGCGACGGGACGCCGGCGGCGGGCCTGGTCGCGGTCGTGGCGCTGCTCGTCGCGGTGTGGTGCGCGGTCGCCGCGTGGTCGTCGCTGCCGGCCCCCGCCGTGCCGCCGCGGAGTGTCGCGTCGACGGACCCCCGCGCGCCCGGGACGAGCGTGCCGGGACCGCCTGTACCTGCGCCGATGGCGGCGGGGCGCCCCCGGGTCGCGGGGCGTCGGCTGGTCGCGGCGTGGGGCGTGCCTGCGGCGATCGTCCTCGTGGTGGTCCTCGTCGTCGCCGCGGTGCAGGAGGTCGAGCGGCGCTCGCCGTCCGTCGCGCTCGCGGACGCGACCCTGACGCGGTGCGTCGAGCGGTCGATCGGCGTGGCGGAGGGGTCCGGGATCCCGCCCGAGCGGCTCGACGAGGTGTACCGGATCGACTGCCCGTGGCGCGGGTCCGGGCCGAAGATCACGTCGCTCGAAGGCGTCGAGCGACTCACGTCGGTGCAGGTCGTCGACCTGACCGACCAGTCCGTGCACTCCCTGGCGCCGCTGTCCGCACTCACCGGGCTCCAGTCGCTGCGCCTGACGGGGAACACCGAGGTCACGGATCTGACGCCGCTCACCGGCCTGCCGATCGAGAACCTGGGGCTGTCCGGCACGGGCGTGCACGACCTGTTCCCGCTCGCGTCCACGCCGACGCTGCAGTTCGTCGGGCTGGCCGCGACGGACGTCACGGACCTCGGCCCGCTCGCCGCGTCGTCGGGGCTCGTCGAGCTCGACGTGTACGAGGCCGCCGTCGCCGACCTGACGCCCCTGGCGAACCTGCACGCGCTGACCAGGCTCGACGCGCGGGGCAACCGCGTCGAGGACGTGACGCCGCTGGCGGGGATGGCGGCGCTCGACGAGCTGTGGATCGGCGGCAACCCGGTCCACGACCTGCGGCCGCTGCTCGACGCGCCGGCGCTCCTGGGCGTCGACGTCGAAGGTCTGGACAGCAGCACGCCGGGCATCGACGAGCTGCGCGCGAAGGGCGTCTACATCGGCGGGCTGGCCTGA
- a CDS encoding helix-turn-helix domain-containing protein yields the protein MTQDLAGPVTTQHTLEHRTEPLLRRLVGAVLRERREDQGRTLRDVALDARVSVAYLSEIERGRKEASSEVLVAVCRALGMRLVDLVGAAHAELARLDGRVVVDLTAPPRRPDVELPDDVARGPQVRGRTGRGPADGTGSDRALVVVDLVATDHELAVPPATLTPRPTGPTGLLLAA from the coding sequence ATGACGCAGGACCTCGCGGGCCCGGTCACGACGCAGCACACCCTCGAGCACCGCACCGAGCCGCTGCTGCGCCGCCTGGTCGGTGCCGTCCTGCGCGAGCGCCGTGAGGACCAGGGCCGCACGCTGCGGGACGTCGCGCTCGACGCCCGCGTCTCGGTCGCCTACCTCTCGGAGATCGAGCGCGGTCGCAAGGAGGCCTCGTCGGAGGTGCTCGTGGCCGTCTGCCGCGCCCTCGGCATGCGGCTCGTCGACCTCGTCGGCGCCGCCCATGCCGAGCTCGCCCGCCTCGACGGCCGCGTGGTCGTCGACCTGACCGCTCCCCCGCGCCGCCCCGACGTCGAGCTGCCGGACGACGTGGCGCGCGGACCGCAGGTGCGCGGGCGGACGGGGCGTGGACCCGCCGACGGCACCGGGAGCGACCGCGCGCTGGTCGTCGTGGACCTCGTCGCCACGGACCACGAGCTCGCCGTCCCGCCCGCGACGCTCACCCCCCGACCGACCGGACCCACCGGCCTGCTGCTCGCCGCCTGA
- a CDS encoding SMI1/KNR4 family protein, with amino-acid sequence MFGRRRRRDPAPAEAAPQDEQSSGSPADERPVAGPDPADALLAAIVARHLDGAVVEEGTARVVSAALTVQCHVDQLHAFGPHQTAACFFDVSGGPLGATPVFASVSGYGGTPQEAVADGGHAWVGLVSSLLRAVDDAGPKGDAEPEPDVEPAPDAGPAPDAGSEPDAGSERDAEPEGDVERFEVVLDGRRFLLAVNGIDRGFTDGSADGVRGGLRELRRRLGGSPWLLPRLVEDGRLPWLGGDDAALVSLLVAEWPDLHTVELKVNGADWTTAGVLEEAVERPDGLVGAMLRELALLVPLDPPGMPERPAVQRTLDGLAERQEPRQAAGWQGWGAHGGVLGPVLSDAQLAEVEAGTGPLPDDVRLFLTQVAGPGAGPGYGLLPLRRLGGVVPLAHAGCGNAWVLMLDGPSRGTVWMDAPGSDETTTQVASSFTEWFTAWLDAAVRDRGPWLQYDVRACASVSVMSQLLTAASERASAAGEPEPDSLAGQMRDGGLRLSGGGKYLPEGPLDPCHGCVAVAASLSLPPTVFAPGPLTTGPL; translated from the coding sequence ATGTTCGGACGCCGTCGACGCCGTGACCCCGCGCCTGCCGAGGCCGCCCCGCAGGACGAGCAGTCGAGCGGCTCGCCCGCGGACGAGCGGCCCGTCGCCGGACCGGACCCTGCGGACGCGCTGCTGGCCGCGATCGTCGCGCGCCATCTCGACGGTGCGGTCGTCGAGGAGGGCACCGCCCGCGTCGTCTCCGCCGCGCTGACGGTGCAGTGCCACGTCGACCAGCTGCACGCGTTCGGGCCGCACCAGACGGCGGCGTGCTTCTTCGACGTCTCGGGCGGACCCCTCGGGGCCACGCCCGTGTTCGCGTCCGTCAGCGGGTACGGCGGGACGCCGCAGGAGGCCGTCGCCGACGGGGGGCACGCGTGGGTCGGTCTCGTCTCGTCGCTGCTGCGGGCCGTCGACGACGCGGGGCCGAAGGGTGACGCCGAGCCGGAGCCGGACGTCGAGCCGGCTCCCGACGCCGGGCCGGCTCCCGACGCCGGGTCGGAGCCCGACGCCGGGTCGGAGCGCGACGCCGAGCCGGAGGGTGACGTCGAGCGGTTCGAGGTGGTGCTGGACGGGCGGCGCTTCCTGCTCGCGGTGAACGGGATCGACCGCGGCTTCACCGACGGCTCGGCCGACGGCGTCCGGGGTGGTCTCCGCGAGCTGCGACGCCGGCTCGGGGGCTCCCCGTGGCTGCTCCCTCGCCTCGTCGAGGATGGCCGGCTCCCGTGGCTCGGCGGCGACGACGCTGCTCTGGTCAGCCTGCTGGTGGCCGAGTGGCCCGACCTGCACACCGTCGAGCTCAAGGTGAACGGTGCGGACTGGACGACGGCGGGGGTGCTCGAGGAGGCGGTCGAGCGGCCGGACGGGCTCGTCGGCGCGATGCTGCGCGAGCTGGCGCTGCTCGTCCCGCTCGACCCGCCGGGCATGCCGGAACGGCCCGCGGTGCAGCGCACGCTCGACGGCCTGGCGGAGCGGCAGGAACCGCGTCAGGCCGCCGGCTGGCAGGGGTGGGGCGCGCACGGCGGCGTCCTGGGGCCCGTGCTGAGCGACGCGCAGCTCGCGGAGGTGGAGGCCGGGACCGGACCGCTGCCCGACGACGTGCGCCTGTTCCTGACGCAGGTCGCCGGCCCCGGTGCGGGACCCGGCTACGGCCTGCTGCCGCTGCGACGCCTCGGCGGGGTCGTCCCCCTCGCGCACGCCGGGTGCGGCAACGCCTGGGTGCTCATGCTCGACGGTCCGTCGCGCGGCACGGTGTGGATGGACGCACCGGGGTCCGACGAGACGACCACGCAGGTCGCGTCGTCGTTCACCGAGTGGTTCACGGCCTGGCTGGACGCGGCCGTCCGCGACCGCGGGCCGTGGCTGCAGTACGACGTGCGCGCGTGCGCGTCCGTCAGCGTGATGTCGCAGCTGCTCACCGCCGCCTCCGAGCGTGCGTCGGCCGCCGGCGAGCCGGAGCCGGACTCGCTCGCGGGTCAGATGCGTGACGGCGGTCTACGACTCAGCGGCGGCGGGAAGTACCTGCCGGAGGGCCCGCTGGACCCGTGCCACGGGTGCGTCGCCGTGGCCGCGTCGTTGTCACTGCCGCCGACCGTCTTCGCCCCGGGACCGCTGACCACCGGGCCTCTCTGA
- a CDS encoding endonuclease NucS domain-containing protein yields MTVPTEAALESLLERDPSLLGERLLVIGRQVQTPHGKRIDLLAMNGDGNLVVLELKKDRTPRDVVAQILDYGWWVSRLDRDSVIDIANTHLNVPFEAAFEEVFGTPPPDELNTGLRLTIVATELDSSSERIVNYLREFGVPVNAVFFTYLDDGDRQYLARSWLVESTEQAPSAPAQKRGKRAEWNGKDWFVSFGDGGGRSWQDARSYGFVSAGGGSWYSRTLRNLPVGARVWVHIANTGYVGVGTTLGEAVRFDEAEVQVDGQWLRLADQQLTAAYRHGNPGRPVTDDEDIDEWVVPVRWDVTLDKADAFWQSGMFANQNSACKLRQEFTLERLAERFPDGGQSE; encoded by the coding sequence ATGACCGTCCCGACCGAGGCGGCGCTGGAGTCGCTCCTCGAACGCGACCCGTCCTTGCTGGGCGAGCGGCTGCTCGTCATCGGCCGGCAGGTCCAGACCCCACACGGCAAGCGCATCGACCTGCTCGCGATGAACGGGGACGGCAACCTCGTCGTCTTGGAGCTCAAGAAGGACCGCACTCCTCGTGATGTCGTCGCACAGATCCTCGACTACGGGTGGTGGGTGTCTCGCCTCGACCGGGACAGCGTCATCGACATCGCGAACACCCACCTGAACGTCCCGTTCGAGGCAGCGTTCGAGGAGGTATTCGGCACACCGCCACCGGATGAGCTCAACACCGGGCTGCGCCTGACCATCGTCGCGACCGAGCTCGACTCCTCCTCAGAGCGGATCGTCAACTACCTGCGCGAGTTCGGCGTCCCCGTCAACGCGGTCTTCTTCACCTACCTCGACGACGGCGACCGCCAGTACCTTGCGCGGTCCTGGCTCGTCGAGTCCACGGAGCAAGCGCCGTCCGCGCCGGCCCAGAAGAGGGGCAAGCGAGCCGAGTGGAACGGCAAGGACTGGTTCGTCTCGTTCGGCGACGGCGGAGGCCGCTCCTGGCAGGACGCCCGTAGCTACGGCTTCGTCTCAGCCGGTGGTGGCTCGTGGTACTCCCGGACCCTTCGGAACCTCCCCGTCGGCGCCAGAGTGTGGGTGCACATCGCGAACACCGGATATGTCGGCGTCGGCACCACGCTGGGCGAAGCGGTCCGGTTCGACGAAGCCGAGGTGCAGGTTGACGGGCAGTGGCTCCGGCTCGCTGACCAGCAGCTCACTGCCGCATATCGGCACGGTAACCCCGGCCGGCCCGTCACGGACGACGAGGACATCGACGAGTGGGTTGTGCCGGTCCGCTGGGACGTCACCCTCGACAAGGCCGACGCGTTTTGGCAGAGCGGCATGTTCGCGAACCAGAACTCCGCCTGCAAGCTCCGGCAGGAGTTCACGCTCGAACGCCTCGCCGAGCGCTTTCCGGACGGCGGCCAGAGCGAGTAG
- a CDS encoding glycoside hydrolase family 9 protein — protein sequence MSRNTHHRGPRGGRVAALTIAAALAVCGVVAPQAAFAAPDPGSQVKVNQVAYVPGVAKVATLVSTSTTPVAWTLRNAAGTTVASGQSTVRGADALSGDWTHLIDFSTFDTAGSGYVLSAGGASSLPFDISADPVKKLRYDALAFFYHQRSGITIEQQYVGSTYARAAGHLGVAPNQGDTSVPCRQSCGYSLDVRGGWYDAGDQGKYVVNGGIATWQLQNAYERTLHVAGADATALADGTMAIPERANGAPDVLDEARWEVEFLLRMQVPAGRADAGMVHHKIHDESWTALPTIPARDSQRRLLSPVSTAATLNMAAVAAQASRLWKTYDPAFSARALAAAQTAYAAAKANPNRIASNSDSTGGGAYGDASVTDELYWAAAELYATTGSDTYRADVTGSSLYRGGSFAQRGYDWGWTGGLGDTTLALVPTGLPAGDVAATRAAIVAFADAALARANAQAYPAPNNAGAVYYWGSNGQVANNANTLALAYDFTGQAKYRTGVYAALDYFQGRNPLNQSYIAGYGERAVQNVHHRFWAHQADASLPIAPPGSFSGGPNSELQDPIAAAQLAGCAPQKCFVDHIEAYSVNEVAINWNSALAWLATWAAEHAGTAPAVDTTPPTAPGTPTASAVTDTSVTLSWTASSDPESGVLGYDVIRVAGDALQVVASTTTTSATVTGLTPSTAYTFVVRARNNARLSSDSASVAVRTTGTTADLPPTAPGVPVASAITQTGATLTWTASTDDKGVTGYDVLRAQDGTVVATSSTPSVTLTGLTPATDYVLTVRAKDTAGQLSALSPTVAFRTLPAVTTPPGACRVTYTANSWGNGFTASITVTNTGSTPWTSWALGFTFPGDQKVTQGWSATYSQTGSAVTVTNAPWNGSVPAGGSTSIGFNGSYSGTNTAPTAFTVNGSPCA from the coding sequence ATGTCACGGAACACCCACCACCGAGGGCCGCGCGGGGGTCGCGTCGCCGCCCTCACGATCGCCGCCGCCCTGGCCGTGTGCGGCGTCGTCGCCCCCCAGGCGGCGTTCGCCGCCCCCGACCCGGGCTCGCAGGTCAAGGTCAACCAGGTCGCCTACGTGCCGGGCGTCGCCAAGGTCGCGACCCTGGTCAGCACCTCGACGACACCGGTGGCGTGGACGCTGCGGAACGCCGCGGGGACGACCGTCGCGTCGGGGCAGTCGACCGTGCGGGGTGCGGACGCACTCTCCGGCGACTGGACCCACCTCATCGACTTCTCGACGTTCGACACCGCGGGATCGGGTTACGTGCTGTCCGCCGGCGGCGCGAGCAGCCTGCCCTTCGACATCTCCGCGGACCCGGTCAAGAAGCTGCGGTACGACGCGCTCGCGTTCTTCTACCACCAGCGCAGCGGCATCACGATCGAGCAGCAGTACGTCGGCAGCACGTACGCGCGTGCCGCCGGGCACCTGGGCGTGGCACCGAACCAGGGGGACACGAGCGTGCCCTGCCGGCAGTCGTGCGGGTACAGCCTGGACGTGCGCGGCGGCTGGTACGACGCGGGTGACCAGGGCAAGTACGTCGTCAACGGCGGGATCGCGACGTGGCAGCTGCAGAACGCGTACGAGCGGACGCTCCACGTCGCGGGCGCCGACGCCACGGCGCTCGCCGACGGCACGATGGCGATCCCCGAGCGCGCGAACGGTGCGCCGGACGTGCTCGACGAGGCGCGCTGGGAGGTCGAGTTCCTGCTCCGCATGCAGGTCCCCGCGGGCCGCGCGGACGCCGGGATGGTGCACCACAAGATCCACGACGAGAGCTGGACGGCGCTCCCGACGATCCCGGCACGGGACAGCCAGCGCCGGCTCCTGTCGCCCGTGAGCACCGCGGCGACGCTCAACATGGCCGCCGTCGCCGCGCAGGCGTCGCGGCTGTGGAAGACGTACGACCCCGCGTTCTCCGCGAGGGCCCTGGCGGCGGCGCAGACCGCGTACGCGGCGGCCAAGGCGAACCCGAACCGGATCGCCTCGAACAGCGACAGCACGGGCGGTGGCGCCTACGGTGACGCGTCGGTCACCGACGAGCTCTACTGGGCCGCCGCCGAGCTCTACGCGACGACCGGCTCCGACACGTACCGTGCCGACGTCACCGGCTCGTCGCTGTACCGGGGCGGGAGCTTCGCGCAGCGCGGGTACGACTGGGGCTGGACGGGCGGGCTCGGCGACACGACGCTCGCGCTGGTCCCGACCGGGCTCCCCGCCGGCGACGTCGCCGCGACGCGCGCCGCGATCGTCGCGTTCGCCGACGCCGCGCTGGCCCGAGCGAACGCCCAGGCCTACCCCGCGCCGAACAACGCCGGGGCGGTCTACTACTGGGGCTCGAACGGCCAGGTGGCCAACAACGCGAACACGCTCGCGCTGGCGTACGACTTCACCGGCCAGGCGAAGTACCGCACGGGTGTCTACGCGGCGCTCGACTACTTCCAGGGCCGCAACCCGCTGAACCAGTCGTACATCGCGGGCTACGGCGAGCGTGCGGTGCAGAACGTGCACCACCGGTTCTGGGCGCACCAGGCCGACGCGTCGCTGCCGATCGCCCCGCCGGGCTCGTTCTCGGGCGGCCCGAACAGCGAGCTGCAGGACCCGATCGCCGCCGCCCAGCTTGCCGGCTGCGCGCCCCAGAAGTGCTTCGTCGACCACATCGAGGCGTACTCGGTGAACGAGGTCGCGATCAACTGGAACTCGGCGCTGGCCTGGCTCGCCACCTGGGCCGCCGAGCACGCGGGCACGGCGCCGGCCGTCGACACCACGCCGCCGACCGCGCCGGGCACGCCGACCGCGAGCGCCGTCACCGACACGTCGGTCACCCTCAGCTGGACGGCGTCGAGCGACCCCGAGAGCGGCGTCCTCGGCTACGACGTGATCCGCGTCGCAGGCGACGCGCTCCAGGTCGTCGCGTCGACGACGACGACCTCCGCGACGGTGACGGGCCTGACGCCCAGCACCGCGTACACGTTCGTCGTCCGCGCCCGCAACAACGCGCGGCTGTCCTCGGACTCGGCATCCGTCGCGGTGCGGACCACCGGGACCACGGCCGACCTGCCGCCCACCGCGCCGGGCGTCCCGGTGGCCTCGGCGATCACGCAGACGGGCGCGACGCTCACGTGGACGGCCTCGACCGACGACAAGGGCGTCACCGGGTACGACGTCCTGCGGGCGCAGGACGGCACGGTCGTGGCGACGTCGAGCACGCCCTCGGTGACGCTGACCGGTCTGACTCCCGCGACCGACTACGTCCTGACGGTCCGGGCCAAGGACACCGCGGGCCAGCTCTCCGCCCTCTCGCCCACCGTGGCCTTCCGGACCCTCCCCGCGGTCACGACCCCGCCGGGCGCCTGCCGCGTCACCTACACGGCGAACTCCTGGGGCAACGGCTTCACCGCCTCGATCACGGTCACCAACACCGGGTCGACGCCGTGGACGTCCTGGGCGCTCGGCTTCACCTTCCCCGGCGACCAGAAGGTCACCCAGGGGTGGAGCGCCACCTACAGCCAGACGGGGTCGGCCGTGACCGTGACGAACGCACCGTGGAACGGCAGCGTTCCCGCCGGCGGCTCGACGAGCATCGGCTTCAACGGCTCGTACAGCGGGACCAACACCGCCCCGACGGCCTTCACCGTCAACGGGTCGCCCTGCGCCTGA
- a CDS encoding glycosyl hydrolase family 28-related protein, protein MHHRTAPPSRARRRAAAVLGLALAATAVASTATAGPPRSAPDLGPNVVVFSPSTPVAEIQAKVDAIHAQQVDAEMGTARYSLLFLPGEYGSAEQPLQLKVGYYTEVAGLGASPTDVTVHGKIETYNRCLSSDPANPNCLALVNFWRTLSNLTLDIEAAGQDGCRASANFWAVSQAVSLRRLNVLAGEGDPGFSLMDYCTAGPQYASGGFIADSRFGDVVNGSQQQWLTRNSEVRSWSFTAQQAVDYGLADRVVTTLKDVPAAA, encoded by the coding sequence ATGCACCACCGCACCGCCCCACCCTCGAGGGCACGACGGCGCGCCGCCGCCGTCCTCGGCCTCGCGCTCGCCGCGACCGCCGTCGCGTCGACCGCGACGGCAGGCCCGCCCCGCAGCGCCCCCGACCTCGGCCCGAACGTCGTCGTCTTCAGCCCCTCGACCCCCGTCGCCGAGATCCAGGCGAAGGTCGACGCGATCCACGCGCAGCAGGTCGACGCCGAGATGGGCACCGCCCGCTACAGCCTGCTGTTCCTGCCCGGCGAGTACGGCTCCGCCGAGCAGCCCCTGCAGCTCAAGGTCGGCTACTACACCGAGGTCGCCGGCCTCGGGGCGTCCCCGACCGACGTCACCGTGCACGGCAAGATCGAGACCTACAACCGCTGCCTGTCGAGCGACCCCGCCAACCCCAACTGCCTGGCGCTCGTGAACTTCTGGCGCACGCTGTCCAACCTCACGCTCGACATCGAGGCCGCCGGCCAGGACGGCTGCCGCGCGTCGGCGAACTTCTGGGCCGTGTCGCAGGCCGTCTCGCTGCGCCGGCTGAACGTGCTCGCCGGCGAGGGCGACCCCGGCTTCTCGCTCATGGACTACTGCACCGCGGGCCCGCAGTACGCGTCTGGCGGGTTCATCGCCGACTCGCGGTTCGGTGACGTCGTCAACGGCTCGCAGCAGCAGTGGCTGACGCGCAACAGCGAGGTCCGCAGCTGGTCCTTCACGGCGCAGCAGGCCGTCGACTACGGACTCGCGGACCGCGTCGTCACGACCCTCAAGGACGTCCCGGCCGCGGCCTGA
- a CDS encoding Eco57I restriction-modification methylase domain-containing protein — protein sequence MAKKFDVVIGNPPYQAEAQGEGTRDTPIYHEFMDAAYEVAKQAVIITPARFLSDAGFTPKAWNAKMLADEHLTVAHFEPDSNRLFPGLTDPIKGGIAVTHRDSERKLGPIGFFTKSPELNTVLHKVLECGATFIDAEVSSGRAYAFTKAMHDQHPEASSVMSKDAKFRVSTNAFDQLAFLFHENRPEDGGEYMRILGVHKNRRVIRWIRREYLTTPRSSDRYKVAIPAANGSGSTTDFFGVALNKPTVLGPSTGVTQTFVTIGSFDTETEGEACLRYIKSKFARAMLGILKVTQHNPRATWKFVPVQDFTPESDIDWQQDIPGIDAQLYAKYGLADDEIAFIEANVRPME from the coding sequence ATGGCCAAGAAGTTCGACGTCGTCATCGGCAACCCGCCGTATCAGGCCGAGGCGCAAGGGGAAGGCACGCGCGACACCCCGATTTATCACGAGTTCATGGATGCCGCGTACGAGGTGGCGAAGCAGGCTGTCATCATCACTCCCGCACGGTTCTTGTCCGATGCTGGCTTCACGCCGAAGGCGTGGAACGCGAAGATGCTCGCAGACGAGCACCTGACGGTGGCGCACTTTGAGCCGGACTCGAACCGGTTGTTCCCGGGTCTCACGGACCCCATCAAGGGTGGCATCGCCGTCACCCATCGCGACTCGGAGCGCAAGCTCGGACCCATCGGATTCTTCACGAAGTCCCCCGAGCTGAACACTGTCCTGCACAAGGTTCTGGAGTGCGGAGCGACGTTCATCGACGCGGAAGTGTCGAGCGGTCGTGCTTATGCGTTCACAAAGGCGATGCACGACCAGCACCCGGAGGCTTCGAGCGTTATGTCGAAGGACGCGAAGTTCCGCGTCAGCACGAACGCGTTCGACCAACTCGCGTTCCTGTTCCACGAGAACCGCCCCGAAGACGGCGGCGAGTACATGCGCATCCTTGGCGTGCACAAGAACAGGCGGGTGATCCGTTGGATTCGCAGAGAGTACCTCACCACCCCTAGGAGTTCCGACAGGTATAAGGTCGCGATCCCGGCGGCGAACGGGTCGGGTTCGACGACCGATTTCTTCGGCGTGGCCCTGAACAAGCCGACGGTGCTCGGCCCGTCGACTGGCGTCACTCAAACGTTCGTCACCATCGGCTCCTTCGATACCGAGACCGAAGGTGAGGCATGCCTGCGGTATATAAAGTCCAAGTTCGCCCGCGCAATGCTCGGTATCCTCAAGGTGACGCAGCACAACCCGCGCGCAACGTGGAAGTTCGTTCCGGTCCAGGACTTCACGCCTGAATCGGACATTGACTGGCAGCAGGATATTCCAGGCATCGACGCTCAGCTCTACGCCAAGTACGGGCTGGCCGACGACGAGATCGCGTTCATCGAGGCGAACGTAAGGCCGATGGAGTGA